In Phycisphaerales bacterium, the sequence ACTCATGAAACACTTCAAGGACGCGTACGGCTCGCGCGCCCTCTCGATCTACGCCTCGCGCCGCCGGGGGCCCGAACTCCTGCTGCTATACACCAAGAAGCCCCTCCCCGTCCTCGAGCGCGAGTACGCCGACTTCGTCGCCAAGGCCACGTCGCTCGGCGCACGAACCAGGATCATCGCCGGCGAATCGCCCCTGACGCCCGTCGCCCCAGCGCCCTGAGTGTGCATCCGGCATGCGATCAGATCCATCGCCGAGTTCGATGTTCACCAGGCTCATCCTGGCTCATCACTGAAACAAACACGCCCGGAGCCGTGAGACTCCGGGCGTGTGCTGTGTGTGGTGAAAACTCGAACAAAGACGCGAGTCGTCACTCGGCCTTAGCGCCGGCGACGAACACCCGCGAGCAGCCCGCCGACACCCACGAGCGCCAGAGCGCCCGGCGTGGGAATCGAGTTTGCCTGCCAGCGACCGTTGGGAAGGTCCAGGTACAACTCCAGGGCGTTGTCACCGGGGTTCACCGTGCCGTACGCGTTCGCGCCGTTGTTCTCAAACGTGCGACCGATCGCATAGCCCCAGTCGTTCTCCTTGCGGAACTTGAAGTCATAACTCCCCGGAGCCGCCGAGACGATCGCCTTGTAGAGCCCGTTGCCCAGATCCGTCATGACCGCCTGGGGATTCGTCCAGCCATCGAAACTCCCCATGATGTCCCAGCCGTGCGCGTGGGGATCTTCGAAGCCCATGCGGAGCGTGGCGCTCGGGCTCCACCCGTCGGACCACGACGTCTGCGGGAAGAAGTTGATCGTCATCGATCCCGAAGCGCCAACCTGCTGCAGGAAGTTGTTGCCAACTGAGCCCGCGGGAAGATCAAACTCATTGCTCGGCCCGGCGAACGACCAGTCGTCCACCGTCGCCTTCACCTCAAAGCCGCTCCCGACCGTCAGGCCACCGACCGTCGCCGAGAACTTGCCCCCGCCCTGATCGATCAGTTGCGTTCCAGTTCCAGACCAGCCATTGAACGGCCCGCGCAGGTAATACGGCTGCGCAACTACCGTCCCCGCAAGCGTGCACACCGCAACCACACCAATGGAAACACCCAGTTTCATGGACTCTCTCCTATGTGTCTCCCCACGCCGATGGACCAATCAGTTCCACCGGGTCAGGGCTTGTCTCTACCTGAAGAATACACGAATATGCCCCCTGCGCCAAGGGCATACACCGGGTCTACGACATAATTCCTGGCGGTCTAGGGAACTTCAGGCTGCACAGGCGACGGGGGAATCCCCAGATACGTCAGCGTCCGGTCCATCATCCGCCGGACCACCGGCCCCGCCACCGCCGAGCCATAGTGTTCCTTCCTCGCAACTCGTTTGGGTCCAGGATCATCGATCACGCACACCATGACCACTCGCGGCTGCTCGCTCGGCCCCCCGGCGATGAACGACGAGTTGTACTGCCCGTCGAAATACCCCGCCGTCCCCGCCGGCGCCCGCATCCCCTCGGGGGCCTTCCCCAGCGGGATCTCAGCCGTCCCCGACTTCCCGAACATCCGGTAACGCCACCCCTCCTCGGCGACGCCCCCGAGCGGCTTCGTTTTCATCTTCTTCTCGACACCGTCGACGACCCGCCCCATCGTCTCGCGGGCCAGTCTCGCGACCGGCGCCGGGAGCACACGGTACACCACCCCGGACTGCAGTTCCGTCGCCCCGATCTCGCGATGTCCCGCCGTCGGCACCGATGCCGTCAACCGAATCTGGGGCAGCGTCCCCGCGAGTTCGCCAGGCCGGCAAAAAACACTAAACGCGCGCACCATCTGCACCGGCGTCACCGCCACCTCATGCCCATAGGCGTACGACGTCTGCGAGTATTTCGTCCACTTGAGCAGCGGCGTCACGATCCCGCTCGCCTCCCCCGGCAACCCGATGTTCGTCGGCTTCCCAAACCCGAATCGCACGGGAACCTCGTGGAGTTGCCCCCACGACAGGCGCTCGGCCGCCTTGATCATCCCGATGTTCGACGAGTTGACGAGCACGTCACACCACGTCATCTCGTCACGCTGGGTCACATCCTCGATGTACCGCCCATACGACGTGTGCCACGTCCCGCCCTCGGTGTCGAAGACCTCGTCGGGACGCGCCAGCCCAAGTTCTGTGATCACCGACCACACGAACGGCTTGAACGTTGAGCCCGGCTCGTACACGTCCTCGACGCAGCGATTCCGACCCATCGCCGGGTGTGTGTGCCGTCCGTCGTCGGCTTTCAGCGTGCGATAGCGCACGCCTGCGGGCTTATGGTGCTCTGTTCGATCGGTTTTGGGAATCCACGGAAACTCCGTCAGCCCGGGCAAATCGCGGATGATGTCCACCATCGCGAGAACCTCGCCGCTGATCGGATCGACCACGACCAGCCGCCCGCCCGCGGCGTCGGCCTCCTCGATCCCCCGCGTCAGTTCCTCGTGCGCCATCCGCTGGATCTCGAGATCGATCGACAGCCGCACGTCGCCCCCGACCTCGCCATGCGCCACCTGCCCGGGCTCGATCCACAAGGGACGCCCGAACTTGTCACGCACGTACGAGATCTTCCCCGGCTCTCCCGAGAGTTCGTCGTCCAAACGCAACTCGGCGCCCATCAGCCCCTTGTCCTCGAAGCCCACCAGCCCGACGATCGACGCCGCCGCATCACCCGCGGCATACTCACGCACCGGACGCTGCTCCAGCATCACGCCCAGTACACGCTGGGCGCGAACCCGCTCCACGATCGCCCCGGGAAGCACATCGGACATCACGAGATAGCGGATCGGCTTCTTCGCGTCGTCGGGCGTCGCCTCCCCCTCGGCCCCTGCCGCGCCAGCAAGGATCGCCGAGAGCAAACCCGCCGCCCGTGGTTTCGCGGCCGGTCCCGACGCGGCGGCCGCCTTTGCCTTCGATTCGAATCGCTCGGCGTTGATCGCCAGCACCCGATGCACGCGCTCCGCAATCGCCTCGGGGTCCTCGCCGAGTGTCTGCGCCATCCACGCGATCGCCACGTTCGGATCCTTCAGCAGCGTCGGATCGATCACCAGGCGATACCCATACCGCGTCCCCGCGATCAATCGACCGCGGCGATCGAGCATGTCGCCCCGCAGCGGCGTCTCACGCACGCTCGACACCCGCGACTTGTTCTGCGCAT encodes:
- a CDS encoding glycogen-binding domain-containing protein, whose protein sequence is MKLGVSIGVVAVCTLAGTVVAQPYYLRGPFNGWSGTGTQLIDQGGGKFSATVGGLTVGSGFEVKATVDDWSFAGPSNEFDLPAGSVGNNFLQQVGASGSMTINFFPQTSWSDGWSPSATLRMGFEDPHAHGWDIMGSFDGWTNPQAVMTDLGNGLYKAIVSAAPGSYDFKFRKENDWGYAIGRTFENNGANAYGTVNPGDNALELYLDLPNGRWQANSIPTPGALALVGVGGLLAGVRRRR
- a CDS encoding penicillin-binding protein 2, giving the protein MATPVSPRWPARATLIAMSVVLVALLGRVAQLQLRPSERLDAQNKSRVSSVRETPLRGDMLDRRGRLIAGTRYGYRLVIDPTLLKDPNVAIAWMAQTLGEDPEAIAERVHRVLAINAERFESKAKAAAASGPAAKPRAAGLLSAILAGAAGAEGEATPDDAKKPIRYLVMSDVLPGAIVERVRAQRVLGVMLEQRPVREYAAGDAAASIVGLVGFEDKGLMGAELRLDDELSGEPGKISYVRDKFGRPLWIEPGQVAHGEVGGDVRLSIDLEIQRMAHEELTRGIEEADAAGGRLVVVDPISGEVLAMVDIIRDLPGLTEFPWIPKTDRTEHHKPAGVRYRTLKADDGRHTHPAMGRNRCVEDVYEPGSTFKPFVWSVITELGLARPDEVFDTEGGTWHTSYGRYIEDVTQRDEMTWCDVLVNSSNIGMIKAAERLSWGQLHEVPVRFGFGKPTNIGLPGEASGIVTPLLKWTKYSQTSYAYGHEVAVTPVQMVRAFSVFCRPGELAGTLPQIRLTASVPTAGHREIGATELQSGVVYRVLPAPVARLARETMGRVVDGVEKKMKTKPLGGVAEEGWRYRMFGKSGTAEIPLGKAPEGMRAPAGTAGYFDGQYNSSFIAGGPSEQPRVVMVCVIDDPGPKRVARKEHYGSAVAGPVVRRMMDRTLTYLGIPPSPVQPEVP